From Pagrus major chromosome 6, Pma_NU_1.0, one genomic window encodes:
- the LOC140997981 gene encoding general transcription factor II-I repeat domain-containing protein 2A-like, translating to MKKANVERHYSSKHAKLDELKGQMRLDKINALRRSLGAQQAAFTRPQTDRENITRASFVVSELIATKLKPHAEGEFVKECLVAAADQSVSLSRRTVSERITDMAQDIEKTLKNTARDFEYFSLACDETTDITHTAQLAIFLRGITSEFETKEELLSLQAMHGTTKGEDLFNQVIVAMNNFELPFEKLSGIATDGAPAMVGAQKGLTALVKKEMSRLSLDPSDLVVCHCIIHQESLCAHSLKLNNVMKTVVSTINFIKSRGLNNRQFKELLSELESEYGDLVYHCEVRWLSRANMLARFYTLREEVRRFMEMKGKPVMELSDGKFLRDLAFMVDISKHLSELNIKLQGPNQLISSLLSNVKSFEVKLRLWQGQLERGNTVHFPTLQEQKPDVTTEYAGECAKLIQAFDERFHDVKNIQKELDVFATPFNVQPSDVPDNLQMEIIDLQNNNELKAKYHNLSLLDFYKLYVRAEDFPILRRHALKFASLFGTTYRCEQFFSKLTLAKTRFRSRLTDSNLENQLRVASSSLPADIRRLAREKQFQPSH from the coding sequence ATGAAAAAGGCCAATGTCGAGCGCCATTACAGCTCGAAACACGCTAAACTCGACGAGTTGAAAGGACAAATGCGTTTGGATAAAATTAACGCTCTTCGTCGGAGTTTGGGTGCTCAACAAGCAGCTTTCACACGgccacagactgacagagagaatATTACGCGTGCAAGTTTTGTGGTGAGTGAACTGATAGCCACGAAGCTGAAACCTCACGCTGAAGGAGAGTTCGTGAAGGAGTGCCTCGTAGCCGCCGCGGATCAAAGCGTCAGTTTGTCCCGGAGAACCGTTTCAGAAAGGATTACTGATATGGCGCAAGATATTGAAAAAACACTCAAGAACACTGCAAGAGACTTTGAGTATTTTTCTCTGGCCTGTGACGAGACAacagacatcacacacacagcgcagCTTGCCATTTTTCTGCGTGGGATTACGTCTGAGTTTGAAACAAAGGAGGAGTTGCTGTCTTTGCAAGCCATGCATGGCACTACTAAAGGTGAGGATTTGTTCAATCAAGTTATTGTGGCCATGAACAATTTTGAACTGCCATTTGAGAAGTTGAGCGGCATCGCCACTGACGGAGCTCCCGCAATGGTTGGCGCGCAAAAAGGATTGACTGCTTTagtcaaaaaagaaatgagCCGACTGAGTCTGGATCCAAGTGATTTAGTTGTATGCCACTGTATCATACATCAAGAGAGTTTGTGTGCACATTCCCTCAAGCTTAACAATGTGATGAAAACAGTTGTGTCCACCATAAACTTCATTAAAAGCAGAGGGCTGAACAACCGCCAGTTCAAGGAGTTACTCAGCGAGCTTGAGTCAGAGTACGGTGATCTGGTTTATCATTGTGAAGTGCGATGGCTGAGTCGTGCAAATATGCTCGCACGGTTTTATACACTGCGGGAAGAAGTCAGACGCTTCATGGAGATGAAGGGTAAACCTGTCATGGAGCTCAGTGATGGCAAGTTCCTCCGTGATCTGGCCTTCATGGTGGACATCAGCAAGCACCTGTCAGAGCTAAACATCAAGCTGCAAGGTCCCAACCAGCTCATCAGCTCTCTGCTTTCAAATGTGAAATCATTTGAAGTGAAGTTAAGGCTGTGGCAAGGACAGCTGGAAAGGGGAAACACTGTGCACTTTCCCACCCTACAAGAACAAAAGCCTGATGTTACGACTGAATATGCTGGTGAGTGTGCAAAACTCATCCAGGCATTTGATGAGAGGTTTCATGATGTGAAAAATATACAAAAGGAACTCGACGTGTTTGCGACACCATTTAATGTGCAACCGTCTGATGTGCCAGACAACCTCCAAATGGAAATAATTgatctgcaaaacaacaacgaGCTCAAAGCCAAGTACCACAACCTTTCTCTGCTGGACTTTTACAAACTGTATGTTCGTGCTGAGGATTTTCCCATCCTGAGGAGACATGCCCTGAAGTTTGCATCTCTGTTTGGGACAACGTATCGCTGTGAACAGTTCTTTTCAAAACTGACTCTTGCAAAGACTCGCTTCCGCTCAAGACTGACTGACTCAAACTTGGAAAACCAGCTTCGAGTAGCATCATCATCACtgccagctgacatcagacgCCTTGCTAGAGAAAAACAGTTCCAGCCATCACATTAG